The following are encoded together in the Montipora foliosa isolate CH-2021 chromosome 12, ASM3666993v2, whole genome shotgun sequence genome:
- the LOC137979724 gene encoding uncharacterized protein gives MPNKKFEFRRGGKNLTMSCNDVILQRLSACFQVNSETLYLKEQWGDLAVWPLENGRFDFSDVLDGTVFDVMGECKEMNAPQNAFAYTAARTSSSGVTSSMKSLFNRPFVKKGNSSSSSFGCKIILAEMKKTPKGVTFSDKNQTFITVNEETANVTYILQKVKEKFGEGVLLVSGNGLPILDEEGTRGSKFWKVASRKIYAVCDDYPPENRPVKKPKRRLPSSSSSSDSDDFQPKQKNVRSILRSFEEDLKKIGFEITGASCALESVVKMLQDLTTVTSAMPLPPSVVKLINDAFKCKVCLKLPMHPPIIATRCCNTPLGCSQCINHWYSGEDGLNKTCPHCREPQGYAQTYQFKGLDEFLEGFQKGLSGNTEDQADN, from the exons ATGCCAAACAAGAAGTTTGAGTTTAGAAGAGGTGGTAAGAACCTTACAATGTCATGCAATGATGTTATCCTTCAGAGACTGTCCGCTTGTTTTCAG GTCAACAGTGAAACTCTTTACTTAAAAGAGCAGTGGGGTGATCTTGCTGTTTGGCCCCTGGAAAATGGCCGATTTGACTTCTCAGATGTCTTGGATGGAACTGTTTTTGATGTCATGGGGGAATGCAAAGAGATGAATGCTCCTCAAAATGCCTTCGCTTACACTGCAGCCCGGACATCGTCATCAGGTGTAACGTCCAGTATGAAATCACTCTTCAATCGCCCATTTGTAAAGAAAGGAAACTCTTCATCTTCGTCTTTTGGTTGTAAGATCATCTTAGCTGAGATGAAGAAAACCCCCAAAGGAGTGACATTCAGTGACAAGAACCAAACATTTATTACTGTCAACGAGGAGACAGCTAATGTGACGTACATCTTACAAAAGGTGAAAGAAAAGTTTGGCGAAGGAGTGCTGTTAGTATCGGGCAATGGCCTTCCGATACTCGATGAAGAAGGCACACGAG GATCAAAGTTTTGGAAGGTGGCCAGCCGAAAGATATATGCTGTATGTGACGACTATCCCCCTGAAAATAGGCCAGTCaagaagccaaaaaggagaCTCCCTTCCTCTAGTAGTTCTTCAGATTCTGATGATTTTCAACCTAAACAGAAAAATGTACGCTCGATTCTCAGATCTTTTGAAGAAGATCTCAAGAAAATTGGATTTGAGATTACAGGTGCTTCTTGTGCACTTGAATCTGTCGTCAAAATGCTTCAGGATTTGACAACGGTTACATCAGCTATGCCATTACCACCAAGTGTTGTAAAGTTAATTAACGATGCCTTTAAATGTAAAGTTTGTTTGAAACTCCCTATGCATCCACCTATCATTGCTACAAGATGCTGTAACACCCCCCTGGGATGTAGTCAGTGTATTAATCACTGGTACAGTGGTGAGGATGGCTTGAATAAGACCTGCCCCCACTGCCGTGAGCCTCAAGGGTATGCCCAGACATACCAGTTTAAAGGGTTAGATGAATTTTTGGAAGGTTTTCAAAAAGGTCTTTCTGGTAATACTGAGGATCAGGCTGACAATTAG